One Methanococcus voltae genomic region harbors:
- the pssA gene encoding CDP-diacylglycerol--serine O-phosphatidyltransferase, with amino-acid sequence MFKIREILTISDYVTLINIVLGLMAILLNDFAFVYVAVVFDALDGMVARKTNTVSDFGAELDSICDVVSFGVAPAYLLYANINALSPELNIWGAILASIFVCCGALRLARFGVLDVKGFIGLPIPAGALFTCSILHASLLYNNVLSGTLGYIVLFVYLIAGLLMICDIRYPKYPRKVYLAMFSLALLIGVLGQPIPLVLCLIFYTIYGFYGTLTHEL; translated from the coding sequence ATGTTTAAAATTAGGGAAATTTTAACGATTTCTGATTACGTAACTTTGATAAATATTGTTTTAGGACTTATGGCAATATTATTAAACGACTTTGCATTCGTATACGTTGCAGTTGTTTTTGATGCGTTAGATGGAATGGTTGCAAGAAAAACAAACACGGTTTCAGACTTTGGAGCGGAATTAGATAGTATTTGTGACGTAGTAAGTTTTGGAGTAGCTCCGGCTTACCTATTATATGCAAATATCAACGCATTGTCGCCAGAGTTAAATATATGGGGCGCAATTTTAGCATCAATATTCGTATGTTGTGGTGCTTTGAGATTGGCAAGATTTGGAGTTTTAGACGTAAAAGGGTTTATTGGATTACCAATACCTGCAGGAGCTTTATTTACTTGCTCAATATTGCATGCGTCATTACTTTATAACAACGTGTTAAGTGGAACTTTAGGTTATATTGTTTTATTTGTTTATTTAATAGCAGGTTTGCTGATGATTTGTGATATAAGATATCCAAAGTACCCTCGTAAAGTGTACCTGGCAATGTTTTCATTAGCACTATTGATTGGAGTGCTTGGTCAGCCAATTCCGTTAGTATTATGCCTTATATTCTATACGATATACGGCTTTTACGGTACTTTAACACATGAATTATAA